The Flavobacterium faecale genome has a segment encoding these proteins:
- a CDS encoding helix-turn-helix domain-containing protein, translating into MEDIKVKFGHRIKELRLLKGYSQEKLAELSDLDRTYIPGIESGKRNISLVVIEKIAKAFNLSLSELLHNI; encoded by the coding sequence ATGGAAGATATTAAAGTAAAATTCGGACATCGTATAAAAGAATTACGATTACTTAAAGGTTATTCTCAAGAAAAGTTAGCAGAGCTTTCTGACTTAGATAGAACCTATATTCCTGGAATCGAAAGTGGTAAAAGGAATATTTCATTAGTAGTAATTGAAAAAATAGCAAAAGCTTTCAATTTAAGCCTATCGGAATTATTACATAACATATAA
- a CDS encoding LytR/AlgR family response regulator transcription factor, whose amino-acid sequence MNVLKAALLDDNIEQLEINKEYLQKLGVVNVVATCFEAKAFLKEVAETKPDILVLDLNLGDSYMTGMEVAHKLKLPVIFVSSNTSQYIKEMESLKREFHICVDHLTKPFTETEFKKTLSRFFMEVHFFASQQHVYLDFGSVKRTKIALDSIVYLTADKASGSESNNKQIHFNHRKSENLIDFSFSKMEDKGLLKSQFLTIHKSFRVNINHIKHYDKKTETIEVDIFSSVGKLEPKQLPVSENYQSIVKQFKK is encoded by the coding sequence ATGAATGTTTTAAAGGCGGCTCTACTTGATGATAATATTGAACAACTAGAAATCAATAAAGAATACTTGCAAAAGTTGGGAGTTGTAAACGTAGTCGCTACATGTTTTGAAGCCAAAGCTTTTCTAAAGGAAGTTGCTGAAACCAAACCAGATATTTTGGTATTAGATTTAAATCTCGGAGATTCCTACATGACAGGAATGGAAGTAGCTCATAAATTGAAACTCCCTGTTATTTTTGTTAGTAGTAATACCTCGCAATACATCAAGGAAATGGAAAGTTTGAAAAGAGAGTTTCACATTTGCGTTGACCATCTGACAAAACCGTTTACCGAAACTGAATTCAAAAAGACTTTGTCTCGCTTTTTTATGGAAGTACATTTTTTTGCAAGTCAGCAACATGTATACCTAGATTTTGGATCAGTTAAGCGTACCAAAATTGCATTAGATTCTATAGTTTACCTCACGGCAGACAAAGCAAGTGGATCGGAATCCAATAACAAGCAGATTCATTTTAACCATAGAAAGTCCGAAAATTTGATTGATTTTTCATTTTCTAAAATGGAGGATAAAGGTTTACTAAAATCGCAGTTCCTTACCATTCACAAATCCTTTCGAGTAAATATCAATCACATCAAACACTACGATAAAAAAACAGAAACTATCGAAGTCGATATTTTTTCTAGTGTAGGTAAACTAGAACCGAAACAACTTCCTGTCTCCGAAAATTACCAATCAATTGTAAAACAATTTAAAAAATAA
- a CDS encoding SOS response-associated peptidase, translated as MCFHTIQNKLSKQIEKRFKAKMRDESLFATQDSINGFTFPKTPIITNEHPDIIEHYNWGLIPDWSKDDQIKKMTLNAKIETLDEKPSFKNVINQRCLVIATGFNEWQWLDSKGNTKIKYQIGVENDELFAFAGLYSHWTDTHTGESRNTYTIVTTQANPLMAEIHNIKKRMPIILLPGDEAKWLNQASVQDFAFPYDVDLVARKLDDNPLLLF; from the coding sequence ATGTGCTTTCATACGATTCAAAACAAATTATCCAAACAAATCGAAAAACGTTTTAAGGCCAAAATGCGTGATGAAAGTTTATTTGCTACACAAGATAGTATAAATGGATTTACGTTTCCTAAAACGCCCATTATTACAAACGAGCATCCAGATATAATTGAGCATTATAATTGGGGTTTGATTCCAGATTGGTCAAAAGACGATCAAATTAAGAAAATGACCCTCAATGCCAAAATTGAAACCTTGGACGAGAAACCATCCTTCAAAAATGTAATCAACCAACGCTGTTTGGTTATTGCAACGGGTTTCAACGAATGGCAATGGCTCGACTCTAAGGGCAATACTAAAATAAAATATCAGATAGGTGTAGAAAATGACGAACTCTTTGCATTTGCAGGCCTCTATTCGCACTGGACAGATACGCACACAGGTGAGTCACGCAATACCTATACCATCGTGACCACTCAGGCCAATCCGCTGATGGCTGAAATACACAATATCAAAAAAAGAATGCCGATCATCCTTCTTCCAGGAGATGAAGCAAAATGGCTGAATCAGGCTTCTGTTCAAGATTTTGCTTTTCCTTATGATGTGGATTTAGTGGCGAGAAAATTGGATGATAATCCTTTGCTGCTTTTTTGA
- a CDS encoding helix-turn-helix transcriptional regulator — MNTLIEKYKGIHPGIILERLLNKKAISQRPFALSIGEHPQTLNTITKGKRRLNTALALKIEEKLNLEEGSLALLQTYYDIKEEKSKSKQSTPDLSLLRKSLFWDTDISKIDWQKQREAVIRRIFERGNDIEKEEIKHFYKSAIVKSTLAKSSRKPYTIYSNKENA; from the coding sequence ATGAATACATTAATAGAAAAATACAAAGGCATACACCCTGGAATAATATTGGAACGCTTACTGAACAAAAAAGCGATTTCACAACGTCCTTTTGCCCTTTCTATTGGAGAACATCCACAAACCTTAAACACTATAACAAAAGGCAAAAGAAGGCTTAATACTGCTTTAGCATTGAAAATTGAGGAGAAATTAAACTTAGAAGAAGGCTCGCTTGCTTTACTACAAACGTATTATGACATTAAAGAAGAGAAGAGCAAATCAAAACAAAGCACGCCTGATTTATCTCTTTTAAGAAAATCATTATTTTGGGATACTGATATTTCTAAAATAGATTGGCAAAAACAAAGAGAAGCGGTAATTAGACGAATATTTGAACGTGGTAATGATATCGAAAAAGAAGAAATTAAACACTTCTATAAAAGTGCCATCGTTAAAAGTACACTTGCAAAAAGTAGTCGTAAACCTTACACCATTTACAGCAATAAAGAAAACGCATAA
- a CDS encoding nucleotidyl transferase AbiEii/AbiGii toxin family protein — translation MLYYSTVNDLLKNSLLQLMQSEIFNDFRLVGGTALSLQIGHRESIDIDLFSDADYGTLDFGSIENYLKENFKFVDYLDTIPAMGKSYFIGEDKENTIKLDLYYTDSYIQPYIEVDGVRMATIEEIIAMKIDVVQRGGRKKDFWDLHDLLQLYNISQMLDLHEQRYPYTHDRDLIIQNFTSFDQADEDFNPICFKGKYWEFIKEDFEEIINEFKKT, via the coding sequence ATGTTATACTACTCTACTGTAAATGATTTACTGAAAAACAGTTTATTACAATTAATGCAATCTGAAATTTTTAATGATTTTAGACTTGTAGGAGGTACTGCATTAAGTTTACAAATAGGTCACAGAGAATCTATCGATATTGATTTGTTTAGTGATGCCGACTATGGAACATTAGATTTTGGAAGCATCGAGAACTATCTAAAAGAAAATTTTAAATTTGTTGATTATTTAGATACAATTCCAGCAATGGGAAAGTCTTATTTTATTGGAGAAGACAAAGAAAATACGATAAAATTAGACCTATATTACACAGATAGTTATATACAACCTTATATCGAAGTAGACGGAGTCAGAATGGCAACTATTGAAGAAATTATTGCAATGAAAATAGATGTTGTGCAACGAGGTGGGAGAAAAAAAGACTTTTGGGATCTACATGATTTGCTTCAATTATACAATATCAGCCAAATGTTAGATTTACATGAGCAAAGATATCCTTATACTCATGACAGAGATTTAATAATTCAAAACTTCACTTCCTTCGATCAAGCTGATGAAGATTTTAATCCAATTTGTTTTAAAGGAAAATATTGGGAATTTATAAAGGAAGATTTTGAAGAAATTATTAATGAGTTTAAAAAAACATAA
- a CDS encoding histone H1 translates to MKELVAKINAEFETFTTETESLIEKGVKAAGARARKSTLEMEKMLKEFRKLSIEESKK, encoded by the coding sequence ATGAAAGAATTAGTAGCAAAAATTAACGCTGAATTTGAGACATTTACAACTGAAACTGAATCTCTAATCGAAAAAGGAGTAAAAGCTGCTGGTGCAAGAGCACGTAAGTCAACTTTGGAAATGGAAAAAATGCTAAAAGAATTTAGAAAACTTTCTATCGAAGAGTCTAAAAAATAA
- a CDS encoding glycoside hydrolase family 15 protein, producing the protein MKNLNYGIIGNCRSAALISDKGAIEWCCLPEFDSSSIFAKILDTQIGGSFEIHCTDDYLITQKYLENTSILVTTFDNGADAFEINDFMPRYRKENLSYKVPPEIIRYFRKIKGAPQFKVHYDPKLEYAVGITSNYVKEDHVLSLSESTKFDSLFLYSNFDLEAVKNAHNITLEEDGYILLAYNEKILKTTLTKINLEFERTKSYWLGWADKTTHYKKFNKEIIRSAITLKLLSYEKTGAVLAAATTSLPETIGEVRNWDYRFCWIRDASMVVKVVSELGHKKMAKNYLQFIVDLIPDKDEKLQIMYGINKEKKLTEETLDHLSGYMGSKPVRIGNAAYSQRQNDIYGILMDVIHQQLSTFSNDTENGEELWNITKGIVWVVEKHWQEPDKGIWEFRTEERHFTFSKVLCWTAIDRAVKVAKILGKKTQLAKWEPLAATIKQDIMDNAWNESVQAFTQSYGSPDLDASVLLMENYGFIDAKDPKFVATVQGIERDLSNDGLLYRYKNKDDFGLPSSSFTICTFWFINSLYKIGETKKAEKMFKKLLSYSNHLGLFSEDIDFETKRLLGNFPQAYSHLALIETAINLSNISDDDQVLEAIKN; encoded by the coding sequence ATGAAAAACTTAAATTATGGTATAATAGGTAATTGTCGCAGTGCTGCATTAATTTCAGACAAGGGCGCTATAGAATGGTGTTGCTTGCCCGAATTTGATTCGTCTTCTATATTTGCCAAAATTTTGGATACACAAATTGGCGGAAGCTTTGAAATTCACTGTACAGATGACTACTTAATTACCCAAAAATACCTCGAAAATACCAGCATTCTTGTTACTACATTTGACAATGGAGCTGACGCATTCGAAATAAACGATTTTATGCCCCGATATCGCAAGGAGAATCTTAGCTATAAGGTACCTCCAGAAATTATTCGATATTTTAGAAAAATTAAAGGTGCACCACAATTTAAGGTGCATTACGATCCTAAATTAGAATATGCTGTAGGTATAACATCCAATTATGTAAAGGAAGATCACGTATTGAGTTTGAGCGAGTCGACCAAATTTGACTCTTTGTTTTTATACAGTAATTTTGATCTTGAAGCGGTAAAAAACGCTCACAACATTACTCTTGAAGAGGATGGTTATATTTTGTTAGCTTATAATGAAAAGATCCTCAAAACTACTCTCACAAAAATTAACTTGGAATTTGAGAGAACGAAGTCGTACTGGCTTGGTTGGGCAGACAAAACGACCCATTACAAAAAATTCAATAAAGAAATTATTCGCAGTGCTATCACCTTAAAGTTGCTTAGCTATGAAAAAACGGGAGCGGTACTTGCTGCAGCAACTACTTCACTACCCGAAACTATTGGTGAAGTTCGTAACTGGGATTATCGCTTTTGTTGGATTCGTGATGCTTCTATGGTCGTAAAAGTAGTGTCTGAGCTTGGACATAAAAAAATGGCCAAAAATTACCTGCAGTTTATTGTGGATTTGATTCCGGATAAGGATGAAAAACTGCAAATCATGTACGGAATCAACAAAGAGAAAAAATTGACTGAGGAGACTCTTGATCACTTAAGCGGTTACATGGGCAGCAAGCCCGTACGTATAGGGAACGCGGCGTACTCACAACGACAAAACGACATCTATGGAATTTTAATGGATGTTATTCACCAACAATTAAGCACTTTTTCTAACGATACCGAAAACGGTGAAGAATTGTGGAACATTACCAAAGGTATTGTATGGGTGGTAGAAAAACACTGGCAAGAACCTGATAAAGGTATATGGGAATTTAGAACTGAAGAAAGACATTTTACTTTTTCGAAAGTTTTATGCTGGACAGCAATAGATCGCGCTGTAAAAGTGGCCAAAATTTTGGGTAAGAAAACACAATTGGCAAAATGGGAACCACTTGCGGCTACCATTAAACAAGATATTATGGATAATGCATGGAATGAATCGGTTCAAGCATTTACGCAATCGTACGGGTCACCAGATTTGGATGCTTCAGTTTTGCTAATGGAAAATTATGGCTTTATTGACGCCAAAGACCCTAAGTTTGTTGCTACGGTACAAGGAATTGAACGTGATTTGAGCAACGACGGACTCTTATATCGTTACAAAAACAAAGATGATTTTGGACTTCCATCTTCTTCTTTTACTATTTGTACTTTTTGGTTTATAAATAGTTTGTACAAAATTGGAGAAACTAAAAAAGCCGAGAAAATGTTCAAAAAACTATTGTCTTACAGCAACCATTTAGGTTTATTTAGTGAAGATATTGATTTTGAAACCAAAAGACTTTTAGGTAACTTCCCTCAAGCCTACTCCCATTTGGCTTTGATTGAAACGGCTATCAATCTTTCTAATATCTCAGATGATGATCAAGTGCTAGAGGCAATTAAAAACTAG
- a CDS encoding bifunctional alpha,alpha-trehalose-phosphate synthase (UDP-forming)/trehalose-phosphatase — MNKTIIVSNRLPVDLKYIDDELVVKSSTGGLATGMKSVHSEGNGIWVGWSGLADEEMDENQKNAVDTALAKEKCVAVPLNNDDIENYYYGFSNTALWPLFHYFQAYTEFELTHWDSYVEVNQKFADVVLQQVNDGDTVWVHDYQLLLLPEMLRAKNPTLTIGFFLHIPYPSYELFRTCPWRDELLQGMLGADLIGFHTYDYARHFISCVSRIKGIEINFNEISYANRIIKVDSFPMGIDYDRYHNAALEHDQSSEESKTDLMKSIDFHNKSNDGSKLILSIDRMDYTKGIPNRIKSFEYFLNKYPEYKEKVRLVMLAVPSRENVAQYQLLKRETDELVGRINGDLSTISWTPIWYFYRSLPFGELIDLYVSSDVAMVTPVRDGMNLVAKEYVATRTKGDGVLILSEMAGAAKEMLEALIVNPNNFDQIADSIKEALEMPADEQKTRLDALQKRISRYDVERWASEFLKALKVAKDIVPVQVAQKLDAATIGKFATHYKKEGKKLFLLDYDGTLAGFKNNPSDAIPTQELYDLLDKINENKDTEIAIISGRDRETLERWFGHKPYTLVTDHGAWLRKVGGEWGMLDQMKKSWKENIRPVIESFTDSTPGSLIEEKEYSLAWHYRKVDPHMAALRTMELKHVLKSLLTNNALSVLDGNKVLEVKNSNVNKGRAATRIVSETEYDFIFSIGDDWTDEFMFEELPDSAYTVKVGNVKTVANYYIKDSSEVLDLLRSVTGV; from the coding sequence ATGAATAAAACAATAATAGTTTCAAATAGATTACCAGTAGACCTAAAATATATTGATGACGAGCTGGTAGTGAAATCAAGTACTGGTGGACTAGCAACCGGAATGAAATCGGTTCACTCTGAAGGAAATGGTATTTGGGTTGGATGGTCTGGATTGGCAGATGAGGAAATGGACGAAAATCAAAAAAACGCTGTTGATACCGCTCTTGCCAAAGAAAAATGCGTAGCTGTTCCATTGAATAATGATGATATAGAGAACTACTATTATGGTTTTAGTAATACTGCTTTGTGGCCTCTGTTTCATTACTTTCAAGCCTATACCGAATTTGAATTGACGCACTGGGATTCTTATGTAGAGGTCAATCAAAAGTTTGCCGATGTTGTTTTGCAGCAGGTAAATGATGGTGATACCGTTTGGGTACATGATTATCAATTGTTATTGTTGCCAGAAATGTTACGTGCCAAAAATCCAACCTTAACAATTGGATTTTTTCTGCATATACCATATCCGTCGTACGAATTATTTAGAACTTGCCCATGGCGTGACGAACTTTTGCAAGGTATGTTGGGGGCAGATTTGATTGGTTTTCATACCTATGATTATGCACGACATTTTATAAGTTGTGTTAGTAGAATTAAAGGTATCGAAATCAACTTCAATGAGATCTCTTATGCAAATAGAATTATTAAGGTGGATTCTTTCCCAATGGGTATAGACTATGATCGCTATCATAATGCAGCTCTAGAACATGATCAATCATCAGAAGAATCGAAAACGGATTTGATGAAAAGTATCGATTTTCATAATAAATCAAATGATGGTAGTAAATTAATTTTGTCCATTGACCGAATGGATTATACCAAAGGGATTCCGAACCGAATCAAATCATTCGAATATTTTTTGAACAAATATCCAGAATATAAAGAGAAGGTGCGATTGGTAATGTTGGCAGTGCCATCAAGAGAAAATGTAGCTCAATATCAACTACTAAAAAGAGAGACTGACGAATTGGTTGGACGAATAAACGGTGATTTATCAACGATTAGTTGGACACCCATTTGGTATTTTTATCGTTCGTTACCCTTCGGAGAATTGATTGATCTTTATGTGTCATCTGATGTAGCTATGGTTACGCCTGTACGAGATGGAATGAATCTTGTTGCCAAAGAATATGTTGCGACACGTACCAAAGGTGATGGAGTTTTAATATTAAGTGAAATGGCAGGTGCGGCAAAGGAAATGCTTGAAGCACTGATTGTTAATCCAAATAATTTTGATCAAATTGCTGATAGTATAAAGGAAGCTCTAGAGATGCCTGCTGATGAACAAAAGACCCGTTTGGATGCGTTGCAAAAACGAATTTCGAGATACGATGTAGAACGTTGGGCTAGCGAATTCTTGAAAGCTTTGAAAGTAGCAAAAGATATTGTACCTGTTCAAGTAGCGCAGAAATTGGATGCTGCAACTATTGGTAAATTTGCTACACATTATAAAAAAGAGGGTAAAAAACTTTTCTTACTGGATTACGATGGAACATTAGCAGGGTTTAAAAACAATCCTAGTGATGCGATTCCAACTCAAGAACTTTACGATTTATTGGATAAGATAAATGAGAATAAAGATACCGAAATTGCAATCATTAGCGGACGCGATCGCGAAACATTAGAACGTTGGTTTGGCCATAAACCTTATACTTTGGTGACCGATCATGGTGCATGGTTACGAAAAGTAGGAGGAGAATGGGGTATGCTGGACCAAATGAAAAAAAGTTGGAAAGAGAATATTCGCCCCGTTATTGAATCCTTTACCGATAGCACACCGGGCTCTTTGATTGAAGAAAAGGAGTACTCGCTTGCGTGGCACTATCGAAAAGTAGATCCACATATGGCGGCGTTGAGAACAATGGAACTCAAGCATGTACTGAAAAGTTTACTGACCAACAATGCGCTATCAGTTTTGGACGGAAATAAAGTACTCGAAGTTAAAAATAGCAATGTCAACAAAGGGCGCGCGGCTACACGAATCGTTTCAGAAACGGAATATGACTTTATTTTTTCAATTGGTGACGACTGGACAGATGAATTTATGTTTGAGGAATTGCCCGATAGTGCATACACCGTCAAAGTTGGAAACGTGAAAACAGTAGCCAATTATTATATTAAAGACAGTTCTGAAGTTCTTGATTTGTTGCGCAGCGTTACGGGAGTATAG
- a CDS encoding acyl-CoA carboxylase subunit beta has product MDLNFNKNEDHNKLLLSALKQKFAKVKLGGGEKRIEKLHREGKMTARERIDYLLDEKAKVIEIGAFTGEGMYLEHGGCPSGGVVVKIGYIRGKQCIVVANDATVKAGAWFPITGKKNLRAQEIAMENKLPIIYLVDSAGVYLPMQDEIFPDKEHFGRIFRNNAIMSSMGITQISAIMGSCVAGGAYLPIMSDEAIIVDKTASIFLAGSYLVKAAIGESIDNETLGGATTHCEISGVTDYKAKDDKDALDKIKNIIDKIGDYTVAGFNRIKAEKPAMDENDLYGILPKARNEQYDMMEIIHRLVDNSEFEAYKEGYGQTIITGYARIDGWAVGIVANQRKVVKSKKGEMQFGGVIYSDSADKATRFIANCNQKKIPLVFLQDVTGFMVGSKSEQGGIIKDGAKMVNAVSNSVVPKFTVVIGNSYGAGNYAMCGKAFDPRLIFAWPSAELAVMGGTQAAKVLAQIEASSLKSKGETIDEAKENELFMKIKARYDDQVSPYYAAARLWTDAIIDPLDTRTWISMGIEAANHAPIEKQFNLGVIQV; this is encoded by the coding sequence ATGGATCTAAACTTCAATAAAAACGAAGACCACAATAAATTATTACTTTCTGCTCTAAAGCAAAAATTTGCTAAAGTGAAACTTGGAGGTGGAGAAAAACGAATCGAAAAATTACATAGAGAAGGAAAAATGACAGCTCGAGAGCGCATTGATTACTTACTTGATGAGAAAGCAAAAGTGATCGAAATTGGCGCTTTTACTGGTGAAGGAATGTATCTCGAGCACGGAGGATGTCCATCTGGTGGGGTCGTTGTGAAGATTGGGTACATCAGAGGGAAACAATGTATTGTCGTTGCAAATGATGCTACAGTAAAGGCTGGTGCTTGGTTCCCAATTACAGGAAAGAAAAACCTACGTGCTCAAGAAATTGCCATGGAGAACAAACTTCCTATAATTTACCTAGTAGATAGTGCCGGGGTTTACCTACCGATGCAAGACGAAATTTTTCCAGATAAGGAGCATTTTGGTCGTATTTTCAGGAACAATGCTATCATGAGTAGTATGGGTATTACGCAAATATCTGCAATCATGGGTAGTTGTGTAGCTGGTGGTGCTTACCTACCTATAATGAGTGACGAAGCTATTATTGTAGACAAGACAGCCAGCATCTTTTTGGCGGGTAGTTACTTGGTCAAAGCAGCAATTGGCGAATCTATAGACAATGAAACCCTGGGAGGTGCTACTACGCATTGCGAAATCTCTGGTGTTACAGATTATAAAGCTAAAGATGATAAAGATGCACTGGACAAAATAAAAAATATAATTGATAAAATTGGTGACTATACTGTTGCTGGTTTTAATCGCATAAAGGCTGAAAAGCCTGCGATGGACGAAAACGACTTATATGGAATTCTTCCAAAAGCACGTAACGAACAATATGACATGATGGAAATCATTCATCGTTTGGTGGATAATTCTGAATTTGAAGCTTATAAAGAGGGATACGGTCAAACGATCATTACGGGATACGCTCGTATTGACGGTTGGGCAGTTGGAATTGTAGCAAACCAACGTAAAGTGGTAAAAAGTAAAAAAGGCGAAATGCAATTTGGGGGCGTAATTTACTCTGACAGTGCAGACAAAGCCACTCGTTTTATAGCGAACTGCAACCAAAAGAAGATTCCGTTGGTTTTTCTTCAAGATGTTACCGGTTTTATGGTAGGATCAAAATCTGAGCAAGGCGGTATTATTAAGGACGGTGCCAAAATGGTGAATGCCGTGAGTAACTCTGTGGTGCCAAAATTTACTGTAGTCATAGGGAATTCATACGGTGCAGGTAACTACGCTATGTGTGGGAAGGCTTTTGACCCTAGGCTTATCTTTGCTTGGCCAAGTGCAGAGCTTGCTGTTATGGGAGGTACTCAGGCTGCTAAAGTTTTGGCGCAAATTGAAGCTTCTTCTTTGAAATCGAAAGGTGAAACTATTGATGAAGCCAAAGAAAACGAACTTTTTATGAAAATAAAAGCACGCTACGATGATCAAGTTTCTCCTTATTATGCAGCAGCGCGCTTGTGGACAGATGCCATAATTGACCCACTAGATACCCGTACATGGATTTCAATGGGAATCGAAGCTGCCAACCACGCCCCTATCGAAAAACAATTTAATCTCGGCGTAATTCAGGTATAA
- a CDS encoding YfiT family bacillithiol transferase, whose protein sequence is MDIEKQKFPIGSFVKPEIINAEQLSIWIESIASFPDRLKAEVQDLSNEQLDTPYRENGWTIRQVVHHCADSHLNSFARFKLALTEDKPFIKPYFEDRWAEMVDSKNFPIASSIKILEGIHLRWTAILKNLSATDLTRTFVHPEHGKSFSLDENIGVYAWHCDHHLAHITTLKIREGW, encoded by the coding sequence ATGGACATCGAAAAACAAAAATTTCCTATTGGATCTTTTGTGAAGCCTGAGATTATCAATGCTGAACAATTGTCCATCTGGATCGAAAGCATTGCTAGTTTTCCTGATCGTTTGAAAGCGGAAGTACAAGACCTCTCTAACGAACAACTCGATACACCTTACCGTGAAAATGGTTGGACAATTCGACAAGTGGTACATCATTGCGCAGACAGTCATTTGAATAGTTTTGCACGGTTTAAACTGGCATTGACCGAAGACAAACCATTTATAAAACCATATTTTGAAGATCGTTGGGCCGAAATGGTAGACAGTAAAAATTTCCCTATTGCAAGTTCGATAAAAATATTAGAAGGTATTCATTTGAGATGGACCGCCATTTTGAAAAATTTATCAGCTACAGACTTGACGAGAACTTTTGTTCATCCTGAGCATGGAAAATCTTTCTCTCTTGATGAAAATATTGGAGTATATGCTTGGCATTGTGATCATCACCTAGCACATATCACTACTTTGAAAATTCGTGAAGGTTGGTAA
- a CDS encoding AMP-binding protein, whose amino-acid sequence MRNVTFKNVHNRFKLNGVHLTREDLIHVSYSLVKEGDEFEKSIGDFLLDWFDDKTYIDLESSGTTGVPKILRTEKQRMVNSALATGDFFALSPGDKALYCLPTRFIAGKMMLVRSFILGLEIDFVAPTATPLARNETVYDFVAMVPMQAQNSINELRNVKKMIVGGAQMGRELEKSLLKINTKVYETYGMTETMTHIAAKKVGEKAFTVLPRVSISQNEENCLVINAPRVSLEEIVTNDIVEILNEKQFIFLGRSDNVVNSGGIKLIPEIIEEKIANAVHTKFFVGGIADPTLGEKLILVLEGEDTNFDQSIFSVLDKYEKPKEIYYVPQFAVTETGKIRRKEILAQL is encoded by the coding sequence ATGAGAAATGTTACTTTCAAAAATGTTCACAATCGTTTTAAGTTAAATGGAGTGCACCTTACTAGAGAAGATTTGATTCACGTTTCTTATTCTTTGGTAAAAGAGGGAGATGAATTTGAAAAATCAATTGGAGATTTTTTATTGGATTGGTTTGATGATAAAACCTATATCGATCTAGAGTCTTCAGGAACAACCGGAGTACCGAAAATCTTACGTACAGAGAAGCAAAGAATGGTGAATTCAGCTTTGGCAACGGGTGATTTCTTTGCTTTAAGCCCTGGAGATAAAGCTTTGTATTGTTTACCAACCCGCTTTATTGCTGGAAAAATGATGCTGGTAAGAAGTTTTATCCTTGGATTAGAAATTGATTTTGTAGCGCCTACTGCAACACCACTGGCACGTAATGAAACGGTATATGATTTTGTTGCCATGGTACCCATGCAAGCCCAAAATTCGATCAATGAATTACGAAATGTTAAGAAAATGATTGTCGGGGGAGCCCAAATGGGAAGAGAGCTTGAAAAAAGTTTGTTGAAAATCAATACAAAGGTCTATGAAACTTATGGAATGACAGAAACAATGACCCATATTGCAGCCAAAAAAGTGGGGGAGAAAGCTTTTACTGTTTTGCCAAGAGTTAGTATTTCGCAAAATGAGGAAAATTGCCTAGTAATTAATGCTCCACGCGTGTCTCTAGAAGAAATTGTAACAAATGATATTGTAGAAATTCTAAACGAAAAACAATTTATTTTCTTAGGACGAAGTGATAATGTGGTAAACAGTGGCGGAATTAAATTGATACCAGAAATAATTGAAGAAAAAATTGCCAATGCTGTTCATACTAAGTTTTTTGTAGGTGGTATAGCAGATCCTACTTTAGGTGAAAAGTTAATACTAGTTTTAGAAGGTGAAGACACCAATTTCGATCAGAGTATATTTTCAGTTTTGGATAAATATGAAAAACCAAAAGAAATTTATTATGTTCCACAATTTGCCGTTACAGAAACGGGTAAAATTAGAAGGAAAGAGATTTTGGCACAATTATAA